From Streptomyces sp. TLI_053, a single genomic window includes:
- a CDS encoding STAS domain-containing protein codes for MRITGNHVALALEGRLDVRTAADARARLHQAVDGGLGDLVLDLGRLEFWDATGLGVIMGTHRRAGRIGRRLVLRSVPAQLQRLLVATRLHRILAVEGVTADSLGATLPAL; via the coding sequence ATGCGCATCACCGGCAACCACGTGGCGCTGGCCCTCGAAGGCCGCCTCGACGTGCGTACCGCCGCCGACGCGCGGGCGCGGCTGCACCAGGCCGTCGACGGCGGCCTCGGCGACCTCGTGCTCGACCTCGGCCGGCTGGAGTTCTGGGACGCCACCGGCCTGGGCGTGATCATGGGTACCCACCGCCGGGCCGGACGGATCGGCCGGCGGCTGGTGCTCCGCTCCGTCCCGGCCCAGCTCCAGCGCCTCCTGGTGGCCACCCGGCTGCACCGCATCCTCGCCGTCGAGGGCGTCACCGCCGACTCCCTGGGCGCCACCCTGCCGGCCCTCTGA
- a CDS encoding ATP-binding protein translates to MAQPTGDFRQESVRTRNGELVSGGLLVGVGGPEGSEVRPCPEEWRPRPRRTGPGAPARGPVGDPGRQVGPLALGAGPADLPLLDREADIAQLLGLLAEGRSIRLVGQAGSGRSTLLSAVAAAAGDLAPGGVVQLRGHRRTAADLLQELFAATHHAPGFRPDPGQLAEHLAGVGAIVVIDEVEPAGAELEALLATAPDCAFLISSAADGPLLPADSRLQDHLVAGLSRQACLALAARLAGRPLDAAEKAWAVDLWFESEGLPLRFVQAAALLRQRDVAVDALVAAEEDRMDVFGAVREPVHDPDPAVREASLRGSVPLPSVAESTLPAVRLAEGLSETAQAVLRLAVALGGECPTAPHLPALIDVGQGESALAELADAGLAVSIGGHHRLTAGALDLLAPHWPARDSVDGAAQHFSWWVGHSSVSLPQIAAEAEVVIGVLLADRAAGRHDSVRRLARAAAPALALALRWGAWERALELGLEAARRTGAGADEAWFRHELGVYAVCVHEPGRAVAELEAALRLRSALGEVRGAAGARRMLDLLRAEGRQLTAAAPAGPGSVRRPGIRAIARVPLRIGAAAAGPGRSRRTVIAASAAVLALGVLGTAVGLTVTGEDRGNDPHSSSDDGSTLPGAGTSPRPSSPRPSASGASSPVTLPAGGASEGAVGPVQQSTAGTVPSGGATASRTPSGSPSASGSASKKPTGSPSPGGSTAATPPPTQAPNPPQPPGGGTGGGGTTGGTTGGTTGGTTGGTAGGGNGGNGGTQPTGDPSPSPSTSSPTATQTPTQPPTQPPSGTATPTGPASPTTSAPVSSSMSSPAG, encoded by the coding sequence GTGGCACAGCCAACCGGGGACTTCCGGCAGGAGTCCGTGCGCACCCGGAACGGTGAACTCGTCTCCGGCGGACTGCTGGTGGGGGTCGGCGGTCCCGAGGGCTCCGAGGTCCGGCCCTGTCCCGAGGAGTGGCGCCCCCGCCCCCGCCGGACCGGGCCGGGAGCACCCGCTCGCGGCCCGGTCGGTGATCCCGGCCGCCAGGTCGGCCCGCTGGCGCTCGGCGCCGGCCCCGCCGACCTCCCGCTGCTCGACCGCGAGGCCGACATCGCCCAACTGCTCGGCCTGCTCGCCGAGGGGCGCTCGATACGCCTGGTCGGCCAGGCCGGTTCCGGCCGCAGCACCCTGCTGTCGGCCGTCGCCGCGGCCGCCGGCGACCTCGCCCCCGGCGGCGTGGTCCAGCTCCGCGGCCACCGGCGCACCGCCGCCGACCTGCTCCAGGAACTCTTCGCCGCGACCCACCACGCCCCCGGCTTCCGCCCCGACCCCGGTCAGCTCGCCGAGCACCTCGCGGGTGTCGGCGCGATCGTCGTCATCGACGAGGTCGAACCCGCCGGCGCCGAACTGGAGGCGCTGCTCGCCACCGCGCCCGACTGCGCCTTCCTGATCTCCTCCGCCGCCGACGGCCCGCTGCTCCCGGCCGACTCCCGGCTCCAGGACCACCTGGTGGCCGGTCTCTCCCGGCAGGCCTGCCTGGCGCTCGCCGCGCGGCTGGCCGGACGGCCCCTGGACGCGGCCGAGAAGGCCTGGGCGGTGGACCTCTGGTTCGAGTCCGAGGGACTGCCGCTGCGCTTCGTCCAGGCCGCCGCGCTGCTGCGGCAGCGGGACGTCGCGGTGGACGCCCTGGTCGCCGCCGAGGAGGACCGGATGGACGTCTTCGGCGCCGTCCGGGAGCCCGTCCACGACCCCGACCCGGCGGTCCGCGAGGCGTCGCTGCGGGGCAGCGTGCCGCTGCCCTCGGTCGCCGAGTCCACCCTCCCCGCCGTCCGGCTGGCCGAGGGGCTGAGCGAGACCGCCCAGGCCGTGCTGAGGCTCGCGGTGGCCCTCGGCGGCGAGTGCCCGACCGCCCCGCACCTGCCCGCCCTGATCGACGTCGGCCAGGGCGAGAGCGCGCTCGCCGAACTCGCCGACGCCGGACTCGCGGTCTCGATCGGCGGCCACCACCGGCTGACCGCCGGGGCGCTGGACCTGCTCGCCCCGCACTGGCCGGCCCGGGACAGCGTGGACGGCGCCGCCCAGCACTTCTCCTGGTGGGTCGGGCACTCCTCGGTCTCGCTGCCGCAGATCGCGGCCGAGGCCGAGGTGGTGATCGGCGTGCTGCTCGCCGACCGGGCCGCCGGGCGGCACGACTCGGTGCGAAGGCTGGCGCGGGCGGCTGCCCCCGCACTGGCCCTGGCGCTGCGCTGGGGGGCCTGGGAGCGGGCGCTGGAGCTCGGCCTGGAGGCGGCCCGGCGGACCGGTGCCGGGGCCGACGAGGCCTGGTTCCGCCACGAGCTGGGTGTGTACGCCGTCTGCGTCCACGAACCCGGGCGGGCCGTGGCCGAGTTGGAGGCCGCGCTGAGGCTGCGGTCCGCGCTCGGCGAGGTGCGGGGGGCGGCCGGGGCGCGCCGGATGCTCGATCTGCTGCGGGCCGAGGGCCGCCAGTTGACGGCCGCGGCGCCGGCGGGCCCGGGTTCGGTCCGCAGGCCCGGTATCCGGGCCATCGCGCGGGTGCCGCTGCGGATCGGCGCGGCGGCGGCCGGTCCTGGCCGGAGCAGACGGACGGTCATAGCCGCCTCGGCGGCGGTGCTGGCGCTGGGCGTGCTCGGGACGGCGGTCGGGCTGACGGTGACCGGGGAGGACCGCGGCAACGACCCGCACAGCAGCAGCGACGACGGTTCGACCCTGCCCGGCGCCGGGACCTCGCCGCGTCCGTCCTCGCCCCGGCCGTCGGCCTCGGGGGCCTCCTCGCCGGTCACCCTGCCGGCCGGCGGAGCGTCCGAGGGGGCGGTCGGGCCGGTGCAGCAGTCGACGGCCGGCACCGTGCCGAGCGGCGGCGCGACGGCCTCCCGGACCCCCTCGGGGTCGCCGTCGGCCTCGGGCTCGGCCTCGAAGAAGCCGACCGGCTCGCCGAGCCCCGGAGGCAGCACCGCCGCCACACCCCCGCCGACCCAGGCCCCCAACCCGCCGCAGCCTCCCGGGGGCGGCACGGGCGGCGGCGGGACGACGGGCGGCACGACCGGCGGGACCACGGGCGGAACGACCGGCGGCACCGCGGGCGGGGGGAACGGCGGGAACGGCGGCACCCAGCCGACCGGGGACCCCAGCCCGTCGCCGTCCACGTCGTCGCCGACGGCGACCCAGACGCCGACCCAACCGCCGACCCAGCCCCCTAGCGGGACGGCCACGCCGACGGGCCCGGCGAGCCCGACGACGTCCGCCCCGGTGTCCTCGTCGATGTCCTCACCGGCCGGCTGA